The Syntrophorhabdales bacterium genome segment GTCAGAAAAAAGGAGAACGGCTACGAAATCATAGCAGGCGAGCGTAGATTCAGGGCGTGTCGAATAGCCGGGCTCACGGAGGTCCCGGTTATCGTCAAGGACGTCGATGATAGAGAATCTCTCGAAATGGCCCTTATCGAGAACATACAGCGGGAAGACCTCTCGCCCATAGAACTGGCAACCGTTTACACCCGCTTCGTCGATGAGTTTGGTTATACGCACGAGGCACTCGCCAAAAAGATCGGCATTGAGAGAAGCTCTGTCTCCAACATTATACGGCTGCTGAAACTGCCGGAGTGGGTCAAGGGACTGATCTCAGATGGAAAGCTCACCTCAGGGCATGGGAGGGTTCTCATCACGCTCAAGAATGAGGCGGAGCAGAAAAAATACGTCAAGAAAATACTGAGCGAAGGGGCTTCGGTGCGCGAAGTTG includes the following:
- a CDS encoding ParB/RepB/Spo0J family partition protein: MRKKDPLGKGLSAILKDIEEKGTTTLVPVAQIKANPRQPRLTVRQEPLEDLANSIKEKGLLQPILVRKKENGYEIIAGERRFRACRIAGLTEVPVIVKDVDDRESLEMALIENIQREDLSPIELATVYTRFVDEFGYTHEALAKKIGIERSSVSNIIRLLKLPEWVKGLISDGKLTSGHGRVLITLKNEAEQKKYVKKILSEGASVREVERARKAGTLRRSPYSDIEEALMDALKTKVQVTYARNKGKLIIEFYSKDDLE